One stretch of Streptomyces sp. NBC_00443 DNA includes these proteins:
- the moaA gene encoding GTP 3',8-cyclase MoaA, translated as MLIDTYGRVATDLRVSLTDRCNLRCTYCMPEEGLQWLAKPDLLTDDEIVRLIDIAVTSLGIEEVRFTGGEPLLRPGLVGIVERVAALEPRPQMSLTTNGIGLKRTAAALKTAGLDRVNVSLDTLRPDVFKTLTRRDRHKDVIEGLHAAREEGLTPVKVNSVLMPGLNGDEAPDLLAWAVEHDYELRFIEQMPLDAQHGWKRDGMITAGDILTSLRTRFELTPEGEAKRGSAPAERWLVDGGPHVVGVIASVTRPFCSACDRTRLTADGQVRTCLFATEETDLRAALRSDAPDEEIARIWRLAMWGKKAGAGLDDPSFVQPDRPMSAIGG; from the coding sequence GTGCTCATCGACACCTACGGCCGAGTGGCAACCGACCTGAGGGTTTCGCTGACCGACCGCTGCAACCTGCGGTGCACCTACTGCATGCCCGAGGAGGGTCTGCAGTGGCTGGCCAAGCCCGACCTGCTCACGGACGACGAGATCGTCCGCCTGATCGACATCGCCGTCACCTCCCTCGGCATCGAGGAAGTCCGCTTCACCGGCGGTGAGCCCCTGCTGCGCCCCGGACTGGTCGGCATAGTCGAGCGCGTCGCGGCCCTGGAGCCCCGCCCCCAGATGTCGCTGACCACCAACGGCATCGGCCTCAAGCGCACCGCGGCCGCCCTGAAGACCGCGGGCCTGGACCGGGTCAACGTCTCCCTGGACACCCTCCGCCCGGACGTCTTCAAGACCCTGACCCGCCGCGACCGCCACAAGGACGTCATCGAGGGCCTGCACGCCGCCCGCGAGGAGGGCCTGACCCCGGTCAAGGTCAACTCGGTGCTGATGCCGGGCCTGAACGGGGACGAGGCCCCCGACCTGCTCGCCTGGGCCGTGGAGCACGACTACGAACTGCGCTTCATCGAGCAGATGCCCCTGGACGCCCAGCACGGCTGGAAGCGCGACGGCATGATCACCGCCGGGGACATCCTGACGTCCCTGCGCACCCGCTTCGAGCTGACCCCCGAGGGCGAGGCCAAGCGCGGCTCGGCCCCGGCGGAGCGCTGGCTCGTCGACGGCGGCCCGCACGTGGTGGGTGTCATCGCCTCCGTCACCCGCCCGTTCTGCTCGGCCTGCGACCGCACCCGCCTGACGGCCGACGGTCAGGTCCGCACGTGCCTGTTCGCCACGGAGGAGACGGATCTGCGGGCGGCGCTGCGCTCCGACGCGCCCGACGAGGAGATCGCCCGCATCTGGCGGCTGGCGATGTGGGGCAAGAAGGCGGGAGCGGGCCTGGACGACCCGTCGTTCGTGCAGCCGGACCGGCCGATGTCAGCCATCGGTGGCTGA
- a CDS encoding DUF485 domain-containing protein, which translates to MATDAPPPSKEQHKLPSTEEFVEVHESAEFGELRRSYRSFAFPLTVAFIAWYLLYVLLSNYAGDFMGTKLFGNINVAFVLGIAQFVTTFLIAWWYARHASAKLDPKAEAIKTRMEGGA; encoded by the coding sequence GTGGCCACCGACGCACCGCCCCCCTCGAAAGAGCAACACAAACTCCCTTCCACCGAGGAGTTCGTCGAGGTGCACGAGAGCGCGGAGTTCGGTGAACTGCGCCGCTCCTACCGCTCCTTCGCCTTTCCGCTGACCGTCGCCTTCATCGCCTGGTACCTGCTGTACGTCCTGCTGTCCAACTACGCGGGCGACTTCATGGGCACCAAGCTGTTCGGCAACATCAACGTCGCGTTCGTCCTCGGTATCGCCCAGTTCGTCACCACGTTCCTCATCGCCTGGTGGTACGCGCGGCACGCAAGCGCCAAGCTCGACCCCAAGGCCGAGGCCATCAAGACCCGTATGGAGGGCGGCGCATGA
- a CDS encoding solute symporter family protein: MSPAMTHVQLAANEASEHRTLIITLFALFVVATLFITVWAGRQTKDAADFYAGGRSFSAFQNGLAVSGDYMSAASFLGIAGAIALFGYDGFLYSIGFLVAWLVALLLVAEPLRNSGRYTMGDVLAYRMRQRPVRTAAGTSTIVVSIFYLLAQMAGAGVLVSLLLGITSDAGKILIVGLVGVLMIVYVSIGGMKGTTWVQMVKAVLLIGGTILITFLVLLKFNFNISDLLGKAAENSGKGAAFLEPGLQYGATGTSKLDFISLGIALVLGTAGLPHILIRFYTVPNAKAARKSVNWAIGIIGGFYLMTIALGFGAAALISQDEIIASNPAGNTAAPLLALHLGGVDSAWGAILLATISAVAFATILAVVAGLTLASSSSFAHDIYANVIRKGQATEKEEVRAARLATIGIGAVSILLGALARDLNVAGLVALAFAVAASANLPTILYSLFWKKFTTQGALWSIYGGLIVAVGLVLFSPVVSGDPKAMFPDVDFAWFPLKNPGIISIPFGFLMGWLGTVLSKDEPDAGKYAELEVRSLTGTGAH, encoded by the coding sequence ATGAGCCCCGCGATGACCCATGTGCAGCTCGCCGCCAACGAGGCCAGCGAGCACCGGACGCTGATCATCACCCTGTTCGCGCTCTTCGTGGTCGCGACCCTTTTCATCACCGTGTGGGCGGGCCGCCAGACCAAGGACGCCGCCGACTTCTACGCGGGCGGACGGTCCTTCAGCGCCTTCCAGAACGGCCTCGCCGTCTCCGGCGACTACATGTCCGCCGCGTCCTTCCTCGGCATCGCGGGCGCCATCGCCCTCTTCGGCTACGACGGCTTCCTGTACTCCATCGGCTTCCTCGTCGCCTGGCTGGTCGCGCTGCTCCTGGTGGCCGAGCCGCTCAGGAACTCCGGCCGCTACACGATGGGTGACGTCCTCGCGTACCGCATGCGCCAGCGCCCGGTGCGTACCGCGGCAGGTACGTCCACGATCGTCGTGTCGATCTTCTACCTGCTGGCCCAGATGGCCGGTGCCGGTGTCCTGGTCTCGCTGCTGCTCGGCATCACCTCCGACGCGGGCAAGATCCTCATCGTCGGTCTCGTCGGCGTCCTGATGATCGTGTACGTCTCCATCGGCGGCATGAAGGGCACCACCTGGGTCCAGATGGTCAAGGCCGTCCTGCTCATCGGTGGCACGATCCTCATTACGTTCCTGGTACTGCTGAAGTTCAACTTCAACATCTCGGACCTGCTGGGCAAGGCCGCCGAGAACAGCGGCAAGGGCGCCGCCTTCCTGGAGCCCGGCCTTCAGTACGGCGCCACCGGCACCTCCAAGCTGGACTTCATCTCCCTCGGCATCGCCCTGGTCCTCGGCACCGCGGGCCTGCCGCACATCCTGATCCGCTTCTACACGGTGCCCAACGCAAAGGCCGCCCGTAAGTCCGTGAACTGGGCCATCGGCATCATCGGCGGCTTCTACCTGATGACCATCGCCCTCGGCTTCGGCGCCGCAGCGCTCATCTCGCAGGACGAGATCATCGCGTCCAACCCAGCCGGAAACACGGCGGCACCGCTGCTCGCCCTGCATTTGGGCGGCGTCGACTCGGCGTGGGGCGCGATCCTGCTCGCCACCATCTCGGCGGTGGCCTTCGCGACGATCCTCGCGGTCGTCGCCGGCCTGACGCTGGCCTCGTCCTCGTCGTTCGCCCACGACATCTACGCGAACGTCATCAGGAAGGGCCAGGCCACCGAGAAGGAGGAGGTCCGGGCCGCCCGTCTCGCCACCATCGGCATCGGCGCGGTCTCCATCCTCCTCGGCGCCCTCGCCCGCGACCTGAACGTCGCCGGCCTGGTCGCCCTGGCCTTCGCGGTCGCGGCCTCCGCCAACCTGCCGACGATCCTCTACAGCCTGTTCTGGAAGAAGTTCACCACCCAGGGCGCGCTGTGGTCGATCTACGGCGGTCTGATCGTCGCCGTCGGCCTGGTGTTGTTCTCGCCCGTCGTCTCCGGCGACCCCAAGGCGATGTTCCCCGACGTCGATTTCGCCTGGTTCCCGCTGAAGAACCCGGGCATCATCTCCATCCCGTTCGGCTTCCTCATGGGCTGGCTCGGCACGGTCCTGTCCAAGGACGAGCCCGACGCCGGCAAGTACGCGGAGCTGGAGGTCCGGTCCCTGACCGGCACCGGCGCCCACTAG